A portion of the Arachis duranensis cultivar V14167 unplaced genomic scaffold, aradu.V14167.gnm2.J7QH unplaced_Scaffold_112574, whole genome shotgun sequence genome contains these proteins:
- the LOC127743777 gene encoding cytochrome c oxidase subunit 3, which yields MIESQRHSYHLVDPSPWPISGSLGALATTVGGVMYMHSFQGGATLLSLGLLFILYTMFVWWRDVLRESTLEGHHTKVVQLGPRYGSIPFIVSEVMFLFAFFRASSHSSLAPTVEIGGIWPPKGIEVLDPREIPFLNTPILLSSGAAVTWAHHAILAGKEKRAVYALVATVSLALVFTGFQGMEYYQAPFTISDSIYGSTFFLATGFHGFHVIIGTLFLIICGIRQYLGHLTKEHHVGFEAAAWYWHFVDVVRLFLFVSIYWWGGI from the coding sequence ATGATTGAATCTCAGAGGCATTCTTATCATTTGGTAGATCCAAGTCCATGGCCGATTTCGGGTTCACTCGGAGCTTTGGCAACCACCGTAGGAGGTGTGATGTACATGCACTCATTTCAAGGGGGTGCAACACTTCTAAGTTTGGGCCTTCTATTTATCCTATATACCATGTTTGTATGGTGGCGCGATGTTCTACGTGAATCCACGTTGGAAGGACATCATACCAAAGTCGTACAATTAGGACCTCGATATGGTTCTATTCCGTTCATCGTATCGGAGGTTATGttcctttttgctttttttcgggcttcttctcattcttctttggCACCTACGGTAGAGATCGGAGGTATTTGGCCCCCAAAAGGGATTGAGGTTTTAGATCCTCGGGAAATCCCCTTTCTTAATACCCCTATTCTCCTTTCATCCGGAGCAGCCGTAACTTGGGCTCATCATGCTATACTCGCGGGGAAGGAAAAACGAGCAGTTTACGCTTTAGTAGCTACCGTTTCACTGGCTCTAGTATTCACTGGCTTTCAAGGAATGGAATATTATCAAGCACCCTTCACTATTTCAGATAGTATTTATGGTTCTACCTTTTTCTTAGCAACTGGCTTTCATGGTTTTCATGTGATTATAGGTACTCTTTTCTTGATCATATGTGGTATTCGCCAATATCTTGGTCATCTGACCAAGGAGCATCACGTTGGCTTTGAAGCAGCTGCATGGTACTGGCATTTTGTAGACGTGGTTCGGTTATTCCTATTTGTCTCTATCTATTGGTGGGGAGGTATATGA